A stretch of the uncultured Trichococcus sp. genome encodes the following:
- a CDS encoding energy-coupled thiamine transporter ThiT — MGSNSTRAWIEAALFAVLAIALAYVTVPVGEYKIVFALLPLLFISLRRGMLLGLVSGTLTGLALFALKGEGTDVSADILTQAAPFVFVGIAGFFAKFTQRTLNNKRFPNAALNITTASFFGTLIHFVWLLISDIFLSEEAVPAGISAFAHFLPGQALSFAVTFAVSAAIMLLIAKFAPKAYIPKGTRFLSRKEKSKLLND; from the coding sequence ATGGGTTCTAATAGTACGAGGGCTTGGATCGAGGCAGCTCTGTTTGCTGTCCTCGCGATCGCCTTGGCATATGTGACGGTGCCAGTGGGAGAATACAAAATTGTGTTTGCTTTGCTGCCGTTGCTTTTCATTTCGCTCCGCAGAGGCATGCTGCTTGGACTGGTTTCAGGAACACTGACCGGCCTTGCATTATTTGCGCTTAAAGGAGAGGGGACGGATGTTTCCGCAGATATCCTGACCCAAGCGGCACCGTTTGTTTTCGTGGGCATCGCCGGCTTTTTCGCGAAGTTCACGCAGCGCACTTTGAACAATAAACGTTTCCCGAATGCAGCCTTGAATATAACGACGGCATCCTTTTTCGGAACGCTTATCCATTTCGTGTGGTTGTTGATTTCGGACATCTTCCTCAGCGAAGAAGCCGTTCCTGCCGGGATTTCTGCCTTTGCGCATTTCCTTCCGGGACAGGCGCTATCCTTTGCGGTCACTTTTGCCGTCAGCGCGGCCATTATGCTGTTGATTGCGAAATTTGCTCCTAAAGCGTACATTCCCAAAGGCACCCGTTTCCTGAGCAGAAAAGAAAAATCGAAACTATTGAATGATTAA
- the citX gene encoding citrate lyase holo-[acyl-carrier protein] synthase gives MVPESIFSQGQMPTLKEVLASREQRAFFEEEISKTNANQTLISLKCNIPGPVKYNAIVRQISEIGIQEIKNAIQANKWKITYEKLMDLDTGPEYFVVVDTYPTAVKQAAIMIEDGSLLGQLFTISVFYLEEGKMIEVQRMEIGYEPRKCMICGDEAFECENANVHSRDEIQKKIEAILREDGRVRLE, from the coding sequence ATGGTGCCAGAATCTATTTTCTCACAAGGTCAAATGCCGACGCTCAAGGAAGTGTTGGCCTCAAGGGAACAACGTGCCTTTTTTGAAGAGGAAATCAGCAAGACGAATGCAAATCAGACGTTGATTTCCCTTAAATGCAATATTCCTGGACCAGTAAAATATAATGCCATCGTAAGGCAGATTTCTGAAATCGGCATCCAAGAAATCAAAAATGCGATTCAAGCAAATAAATGGAAAATCACTTATGAAAAATTGATGGATTTGGATACGGGTCCGGAATACTTTGTCGTCGTCGATACTTATCCGACTGCCGTGAAACAAGCCGCCATCATGATAGAAGATGGTAGCTTGCTCGGTCAGCTCTTCACGATCAGTGTGTTTTACTTGGAAGAAGGCAAAATGATCGAAGTGCAGCGAATGGAAATAGGCTATGAGCCGAGAAAGTGCATGATTTGCGGGGATGAAGCATTCGAATGTGAAAATGCGAATGTACACAGCAGGGATGAAATCCAGAAAAAAATCGAAGCTATACTGCGGGAGGACGGAAGAGTCCGGTTGGAGTAA
- the uvrB gene encoding excinuclease ABC subunit UvrB, whose product MKDQFELVSPYQPSGDQPEAIKELVDGLNLGRRAQTLLGATGTGKTFTVANVIQAVNKPTLVIAHNKTLAGQLYGELKEFFPNNAVEYFVSYYDYYQPEAYVPSSDTYIEKESSVNDEIDKLRHSATSSLLERRDVIVVASVSCIYGLVNPLDYKEHTLSLRQGMEMERNELLRRLVEMQFERNDIDFRRGTFRVRGDVVEIFLASRDNEAIRVEFFGDEIDRIREVDVLTGEIKNDVEHFPIFPATHFVANEEKTLHAVDMIRAELKDRLKVLRDENKLLEAQRLEQRTNYDMEMLMEMGYCNGIENYSRHMDGRAPGEPPYTLLDFFPDDYLTVIDESHITMSQIRGMYNGDRSRKEQLVAYGFRLPSTLDNRPLTLKEFEERVNQILYISATPGPYEYEQSPYVSQQIIRPTGLLDPIVEVRPIKGQIDDLISEINLRVERNERVFITTLTKKMSEDLTDYLKEVGIKVNYLHSEIKTMERAEIIRNLRLGEFDVLIGINLLREGLDVPEVSLVAILDADKEGFLRSERSLVQTIGRAARNENGKVIMYADRVTDSMERAIKETNRRRATQEAYNIKHGITPKTIIKEVRDRISISHTPEDAEGDVSILNVYKAMTMEQRREALDQLDKEMREAAKALNFEKAAEIRDMVLELKAEYKGL is encoded by the coding sequence ATGAAAGATCAATTTGAATTAGTTTCCCCATACCAGCCCAGCGGTGATCAGCCGGAAGCCATCAAAGAGCTTGTCGATGGATTGAATTTGGGCAGACGGGCACAAACCCTGCTGGGCGCGACTGGGACCGGCAAGACGTTTACGGTAGCGAACGTCATCCAGGCAGTGAACAAACCGACACTTGTCATCGCCCACAACAAAACGTTGGCTGGGCAATTGTATGGCGAATTAAAGGAGTTTTTCCCGAACAACGCCGTCGAATATTTTGTGAGTTACTATGACTATTATCAACCCGAAGCCTATGTCCCTTCCAGTGACACGTATATAGAGAAAGAATCCAGCGTAAACGATGAAATCGATAAACTGCGACACTCAGCCACCAGTTCCTTGCTGGAGAGGCGGGACGTGATTGTGGTCGCTTCCGTGTCCTGCATCTATGGTCTGGTGAATCCCTTGGACTATAAAGAGCATACCTTATCGTTGCGGCAAGGGATGGAGATGGAACGGAATGAACTGCTGCGCAGGTTGGTGGAAATGCAGTTTGAACGCAATGATATCGATTTTAGGCGGGGTACGTTCCGCGTGCGCGGGGATGTGGTCGAAATTTTTCTGGCATCACGCGATAACGAAGCGATACGTGTCGAATTTTTTGGGGATGAGATCGACCGGATCAGGGAAGTCGATGTGTTGACCGGTGAAATCAAGAACGATGTCGAACATTTTCCCATTTTCCCGGCCACTCACTTCGTGGCAAATGAAGAAAAGACCTTGCATGCAGTCGACATGATCCGGGCGGAATTGAAAGATCGTCTTAAGGTGCTGCGCGATGAAAATAAACTATTGGAAGCCCAACGGTTGGAGCAACGCACCAACTACGACATGGAAATGTTGATGGAAATGGGATATTGCAACGGAATCGAAAATTATTCCAGACATATGGACGGGCGCGCTCCCGGAGAACCTCCGTATACGTTGCTTGATTTTTTCCCGGATGATTATTTGACCGTCATCGACGAGTCTCATATCACGATGTCTCAAATACGCGGCATGTACAATGGTGACCGCTCGCGGAAAGAACAGTTGGTGGCTTACGGCTTCCGTCTGCCGAGCACTTTGGATAATCGTCCGTTGACGTTGAAGGAGTTCGAGGAGCGCGTCAACCAGATTCTTTATATATCGGCGACGCCTGGACCGTACGAGTATGAACAAAGCCCTTATGTTTCTCAACAGATTATCCGTCCGACAGGCCTGTTGGATCCGATAGTGGAAGTGCGTCCGATCAAAGGCCAGATTGATGATCTGATCAGTGAAATCAATTTGCGTGTCGAACGCAATGAGCGGGTCTTCATCACGACTTTGACGAAAAAGATGTCGGAAGACTTGACCGATTATCTGAAGGAAGTCGGCATTAAAGTGAATTATCTGCACAGCGAAATCAAAACGATGGAGCGCGCGGAAATAATCCGCAATCTCCGATTGGGGGAATTTGATGTGTTGATTGGCATCAACCTGTTGCGGGAAGGGTTGGATGTTCCCGAGGTTTCGCTTGTTGCCATCCTGGATGCCGATAAAGAAGGCTTTCTGCGGAGCGAGCGCTCACTTGTCCAGACGATTGGACGGGCTGCCCGGAACGAGAATGGGAAAGTCATCATGTACGCGGACCGCGTAACGGATTCAATGGAGCGGGCCATAAAAGAAACGAACAGGCGCCGTGCAACGCAGGAAGCTTACAACATTAAGCATGGCATCACGCCGAAAACGATCATCAAAGAAGTGCGTGACCGGATCAGCATTTCGCATACTCCTGAAGATGCCGAAGGGGACGTCAGTATTTTGAACGTCTACAAAGCGATGACTATGGAACAACGCCGCGAAGCACTCGATCAACTGGATAAGGAAATGCGGGAAGCCGCCAAAGCCCTCAATTTCGAGAAAGCGGCAGAAATCCGTGACATGGTGTTGGAGTTGAAAGCAGAGTACAAAGGTTTATAA
- the pnp gene encoding polyribonucleotide nucleotidyltransferase yields the protein MSEKKVFQMDWAGRLLQVEIGQLAKQANGAVLVRYGDTVVLTAAVGSREPKDTDFFPLTVNYEEKMYAVGKIPGGFIKREGRPSENATLTARLIDRPIRPMFPEGFRNEVQITNVVMSVEQDCAPEMAAMFGSSLALAISDIPFYGPIAGVNVGRVDGEYVLNPTAPQNEASDIELTVAGSRVAINMVESSAAMVNEEDMLGALMFGHKAIQELCDFQDKIVAEVGKEKMTVKLLTLNPELVAEVTTAYGEKMTTAIMTEEKLAREAAIEDVKAEAILFFNEKYLDDANFAQISKEVRQIVEDMEKDEVRRLITVDKIRPDGRKIDEIRSLASEVGLLPRVHGSGLFTRGQTQALSTCTLAPLGEHQIIDGLGMVDSKRFIHHYNFPQFSVGSTGRAGSPGRREIGHGALGERALKQVIPTEAEFPYTIRLVSEVLESNGSSSQASICASTLAMMDAGVPIKAPVAGIAMGLVMEGENYTVLTDIQGLEDHLGDMDFKVAGTSEGITALQMDIKIQGITEQILTEALMQAKKARMEILAELTSTIAAPREELSQYAPKIEMMQIKPDKIKVVIGKGGDTINSIIEETGVKIDIDQEGNVSIASADTAMIARAKQIIEELTHEVKVGEIYEGTVKRIEKFGAFVGITKGKDGMVHISELANERVKEVEDVLAIGDKVKVKVIEIDRQGRINLSRKALLPKEEK from the coding sequence ATGTCAGAAAAAAAAGTGTTCCAAATGGACTGGGCAGGTCGTTTGCTGCAAGTCGAAATCGGCCAATTGGCTAAACAAGCCAATGGCGCGGTATTGGTGAGATACGGGGATACTGTCGTATTGACGGCTGCTGTCGGTTCAAGAGAACCAAAAGATACCGATTTCTTCCCATTGACTGTGAACTATGAAGAAAAAATGTATGCAGTCGGTAAAATACCTGGAGGATTCATCAAACGTGAAGGCCGTCCAAGTGAAAACGCAACATTGACTGCACGTTTGATTGACCGTCCGATCCGTCCGATGTTCCCTGAAGGGTTCCGCAACGAAGTGCAGATCACAAACGTCGTCATGTCCGTCGAACAGGATTGCGCGCCGGAAATGGCTGCCATGTTCGGGTCCTCGCTGGCGTTGGCGATTTCCGACATTCCATTCTATGGACCGATCGCTGGCGTGAATGTCGGCCGCGTGGATGGCGAATATGTTTTGAATCCAACCGCTCCACAAAATGAAGCATCTGATATCGAGTTGACTGTAGCCGGTTCAAGAGTCGCCATCAACATGGTTGAGAGCAGCGCTGCTATGGTCAATGAAGAAGACATGCTTGGGGCATTGATGTTCGGCCACAAAGCAATCCAGGAATTATGCGATTTCCAAGATAAAATCGTAGCCGAAGTCGGCAAGGAAAAAATGACCGTCAAGCTTTTGACTTTAAACCCTGAACTTGTGGCGGAAGTGACCACTGCTTACGGTGAAAAAATGACGACAGCCATCATGACAGAAGAAAAATTGGCTCGTGAAGCCGCTATAGAAGATGTGAAAGCTGAAGCGATCTTGTTCTTCAACGAAAAGTATCTGGATGACGCCAACTTTGCCCAAATCTCCAAAGAAGTACGCCAAATCGTGGAAGACATGGAAAAAGACGAAGTGCGCCGTTTGATCACAGTCGACAAAATCCGTCCAGACGGCCGTAAAATCGATGAGATCCGTTCATTGGCTTCCGAAGTCGGCCTATTACCGCGCGTACACGGTTCCGGTTTGTTCACGCGTGGACAGACGCAGGCCTTGTCCACTTGTACATTGGCTCCGCTGGGCGAACATCAGATCATCGATGGCCTCGGTATGGTGGACAGCAAGCGTTTCATCCACCATTACAACTTCCCGCAATTCTCGGTCGGCAGCACTGGCAGAGCAGGAAGCCCTGGACGCCGCGAAATCGGCCATGGTGCTTTGGGTGAACGTGCGTTGAAACAAGTCATTCCGACAGAAGCCGAGTTCCCTTACACAATCCGTTTGGTTTCGGAAGTATTGGAGTCCAACGGGTCTTCTTCACAAGCAAGCATCTGCGCCAGCACGCTGGCAATGATGGATGCGGGTGTGCCGATCAAAGCTCCGGTAGCGGGTATCGCGATGGGCTTAGTGATGGAAGGCGAAAACTATACAGTCTTGACGGACATCCAAGGACTTGAAGACCACTTGGGCGACATGGACTTCAAAGTTGCCGGAACAAGCGAAGGTATCACTGCGTTGCAAATGGACATCAAAATCCAAGGCATCACAGAACAAATCCTGACTGAAGCATTGATGCAAGCGAAAAAAGCACGGATGGAAATCCTTGCTGAGCTGACCAGCACGATTGCAGCCCCACGCGAAGAACTGTCCCAATATGCTCCGAAGATCGAAATGATGCAAATCAAACCAGACAAGATCAAAGTCGTCATCGGTAAGGGCGGAGATACGATCAACAGCATCATCGAAGAAACCGGCGTGAAGATCGACATCGATCAAGAAGGTAACGTGAGCATCGCTTCTGCTGATACGGCAATGATCGCCCGCGCTAAACAAATCATCGAAGAATTAACGCATGAAGTGAAGGTCGGCGAAATCTACGAGGGTACTGTAAAACGCATCGAAAAATTCGGTGCATTCGTCGGAATCACAAAAGGCAAAGACGGTATGGTCCACATATCCGAATTGGCTAACGAGCGTGTCAAAGAAGTCGAAGACGTCCTGGCAATCGGCGACAAAGTCAAAGTTAAAGTCATCGAAATCGACAGACAAGGCAGAATCAATCTTTCCCGTAAAGCGTTATTGCCTAAAGAAGAAAAGTAA
- the rpsO gene encoding 30S ribosomal protein S15: protein MAISKELKNEIIKEYAIHEGDTGSPEVQIAVLTYEINHLNEHARVHKKDHHSYRGLMKKVGHRRNLLAYLRNKDVARYRELIQRLGLRR, encoded by the coding sequence ATGGCAATTTCAAAAGAACTTAAAAATGAAATCATCAAAGAATACGCTATTCACGAAGGAGATACTGGATCCCCTGAAGTGCAAATCGCAGTTCTTACGTATGAAATCAACCACTTGAACGAGCACGCACGCGTTCATAAAAAAGACCACCATTCTTACCGCGGTTTGATGAAAAAAGTCGGACACCGTCGTAACTTGTTGGCTTACTTGCGCAACAAAGACGTTGCACGCTACCGTGAACTGATCCAAAGATTAGGTTTGCGTCGTTAA
- the cls gene encoding cardiolipin synthase, whose product MSIWSMIFTAIITLNTIGAIITVFKEKRDVAATWAWLLTLNLLPIAGFIIYLFIGKKMSKENIYDMRTQKSLGMSQLAKVQIEMLEDEDLAQGLIETDYAKKTAILFLESDESILTKGNKIQIFKTGEGIFESLVQDIYKAEKHVHMLYYTFRSDALGKRVLAALEDRAAAGVEVLVVYDAMGCRGNDPRFFKNLEKLGGKTEVFFGSKIPFVNLRMNYRNHRKIMVVDSEVAYLGGFNIGDEYLGLGDLGEWRDTHMRIEGNAVLTLQSRFFMDWNAVAKPKNRKDYAEAYFPIVDKKGNTAMQIVASGPDDEDQPIKMGFLKMISQAKESIYIQTPYFIPDESLHEMLKIAALSGVQVKIMIPSKPDHPFVYRATEYFAKDIIEYGAEVHMYQNGFLHSKVLVIDDEIVSIGTANMDVRSFKLNFEINAFIYDREVAEELIANFEEDQVRCIPATHDYFAKQSKGRKFKQAFSRLLSPIL is encoded by the coding sequence ATGAGTATTTGGTCAATGATATTTACGGCAATCATCACTTTGAATACAATCGGTGCAATCATCACTGTCTTTAAAGAAAAGAGGGATGTTGCAGCCACTTGGGCCTGGCTGTTGACGTTAAACCTCCTGCCGATAGCGGGCTTCATCATCTATCTCTTTATAGGAAAAAAGATGTCAAAAGAAAATATCTATGATATGCGGACACAAAAGAGCTTGGGCATGTCCCAGCTGGCGAAGGTCCAGATTGAGATGCTGGAGGATGAGGATCTGGCGCAAGGTTTGATCGAAACCGATTATGCCAAAAAAACAGCTATTTTATTCCTTGAGAGTGACGAATCCATTTTGACCAAGGGGAATAAAATCCAGATATTCAAAACGGGGGAAGGCATTTTCGAATCCCTTGTGCAGGACATCTACAAAGCCGAAAAACACGTGCATATGCTCTATTATACTTTTCGCTCAGATGCTTTGGGGAAGCGTGTACTTGCGGCATTGGAGGATCGGGCAGCAGCCGGTGTGGAAGTTTTGGTCGTTTATGATGCGATGGGCTGCAGAGGGAACGATCCAAGATTCTTCAAAAACCTTGAAAAATTGGGAGGGAAGACGGAAGTTTTTTTCGGGTCAAAAATACCTTTCGTCAATTTACGGATGAACTATCGAAATCACCGCAAAATAATGGTAGTGGATTCCGAAGTGGCTTATCTTGGAGGGTTCAATATCGGCGATGAGTATTTGGGGCTAGGGGATCTAGGTGAATGGCGCGATACCCACATGAGGATAGAAGGGAATGCGGTGCTGACGCTTCAAAGCCGGTTTTTCATGGATTGGAACGCGGTCGCCAAACCCAAGAATCGGAAAGATTATGCAGAAGCCTATTTCCCAATTGTGGATAAAAAAGGAAATACAGCCATGCAGATTGTAGCCAGCGGGCCGGATGACGAAGATCAGCCCATCAAAATGGGTTTCCTGAAGATGATCAGCCAAGCGAAGGAATCCATTTATATACAGACACCTTATTTTATACCTGACGAAAGTCTGCATGAAATGCTGAAAATCGCGGCTTTATCGGGTGTACAAGTCAAAATCATGATCCCTTCGAAGCCAGATCACCCGTTCGTCTATCGGGCAACGGAATATTTCGCGAAAGACATCATAGAGTATGGTGCTGAAGTCCATATGTACCAGAATGGCTTTTTGCATTCAAAAGTTCTGGTGATTGATGATGAAATTGTATCGATAGGCACCGCAAATATGGACGTGCGTAGCTTTAAGCTGAATTTTGAGATCAACGCCTTTATTTATGATCGTGAAGTGGCTGAAGAATTGATCGCGAACTTTGAAGAAGATCAGGTAAGGTGCATCCCCGCAACCCATGACTATTTCGCAAAACAATCGAAGGGCCGGAAATTTAAGCAGGCTTTTTCCAGGTTGCTGTCACCGATACTCTAG
- the rpsT gene encoding 30S ribosomal protein S20 has translation MPNIDSAIKRVRTSEKANLKNNAQKSAMRSAIKKFEAAVAEGADNSEELLKAAVKSIDSAASKNLIHQNKASRDISRLTKKLAK, from the coding sequence ATGCCAAATATCGATTCAGCAATCAAACGTGTTCGCACTAGCGAAAAAGCTAACCTAAAAAACAACGCTCAAAAGAGTGCTATGCGTTCAGCTATCAAAAAATTTGAAGCTGCAGTAGCAGAAGGCGCTGATAACAGCGAAGAATTATTAAAGGCAGCAGTTAAATCTATTGATTCAGCAGCTTCTAAAAACTTAATTCATCAAAATAAAGCGTCTCGCGACATTTCTCGTTTAACTAAAAAATTAGCTAAATAA
- a CDS encoding ribonuclease J has translation MSKVRIISLGGVRESGKNMYAVEVDDLIFVLDCGLLYPENELLGIDVVIPDFTYLEENKNKIAGIFLTHGHADAVGALPYLLQNIDAPVFGTELTIALAKLAVESTGLATGFQDYHVIDENTEIEFENTSVRFFRTTHTIPDSVGICVKTEEGSVVYTGDFKFDQSASPMYRTDYGKITDIGEGKVLALLSDSGDAESTTENVSDRKIEEEMLDTFINAEGRIIVSCVASNILRIQQVFDVALQANRKIFLTGPTLVEIVDVAMKLGKLVLPSPDLLVNVKNINDYRDEQVLVLETGNSGEPLEALKRMSKGRHKQVNLKEGDLVYITTTPSTAMETTVAKTKNLIYRAGASVREISGTYKASGHASPNDLKLMINLLRPTYFVPVQGEYRMQAAHAQLANEVGIPFKNIFIPGKGDVIEYAKGRMHMTGQVPAGNVLIDGIGVGDIGNIVLRDRKLLSEDGIFVVVVTISRRLNKILSGPEIVSRGFVYMKASEELVKESSNIVKEVVEDNLHTKDFDWAKLKQEIRDSLSRYLFEKTKRKPVILPIIMEASNYQKKN, from the coding sequence ATGAGTAAAGTAAGAATAATTTCTCTTGGAGGTGTGAGAGAAAGCGGTAAAAACATGTATGCAGTAGAAGTGGACGATTTGATTTTTGTATTGGATTGCGGTCTGCTCTATCCGGAAAATGAATTGTTGGGAATTGATGTTGTCATTCCTGATTTCACTTATCTGGAGGAAAATAAAAATAAGATAGCGGGCATTTTCCTGACGCATGGTCATGCAGATGCTGTGGGAGCACTGCCTTATTTATTGCAAAATATCGATGCACCAGTGTTCGGCACGGAGTTGACCATTGCATTAGCTAAATTGGCGGTTGAATCAACAGGTTTGGCTACAGGTTTTCAGGATTACCATGTCATCGATGAGAACACTGAAATTGAATTCGAAAACACCAGCGTCCGATTCTTCAGAACCACGCATACAATCCCTGATTCTGTAGGTATTTGCGTGAAGACGGAAGAAGGCAGCGTCGTATATACTGGTGACTTCAAGTTTGACCAAAGTGCCTCCCCGATGTACCGTACAGATTACGGCAAAATTACGGATATCGGTGAAGGCAAAGTATTGGCGCTGTTGAGTGATTCCGGAGATGCCGAATCGACTACGGAAAATGTCAGTGACCGCAAAATTGAGGAAGAAATGTTGGATACCTTCATCAATGCTGAAGGACGCATTATCGTGTCCTGTGTCGCAAGCAACATTTTGCGGATTCAGCAAGTTTTTGATGTGGCTCTTCAAGCTAACCGTAAAATATTTTTGACAGGGCCGACTTTGGTCGAAATTGTCGATGTCGCCATGAAACTAGGGAAATTAGTGCTGCCGTCCCCAGATTTGCTTGTAAATGTGAAAAACATCAATGATTACCGTGATGAGCAAGTCTTGGTTCTGGAAACCGGTAACAGTGGGGAACCATTGGAAGCATTGAAGCGGATGTCCAAAGGCAGACACAAGCAAGTGAATCTGAAGGAGGGTGATCTAGTTTACATCACGACTACGCCTTCCACTGCGATGGAAACAACCGTCGCAAAAACCAAAAATTTGATTTATCGTGCCGGTGCATCCGTACGGGAAATATCGGGAACATACAAAGCATCCGGCCATGCTTCGCCGAATGATCTTAAATTGATGATCAACCTGCTCCGCCCTACCTATTTTGTGCCTGTCCAAGGCGAGTATCGGATGCAGGCTGCCCATGCCCAATTGGCTAATGAAGTCGGTATTCCCTTCAAAAATATTTTCATCCCTGGAAAAGGCGATGTAATCGAGTATGCAAAAGGGCGTATGCACATGACGGGACAAGTCCCAGCTGGGAATGTTCTGATTGATGGTATCGGTGTCGGTGATATCGGCAATATCGTCTTGCGCGATCGTAAACTGTTATCGGAAGATGGTATCTTCGTTGTCGTTGTCACGATTTCCAGAAGATTGAATAAAATTCTGTCGGGTCCGGAAATTGTTTCGCGTGGCTTCGTCTACATGAAAGCGAGCGAAGAGCTCGTCAAGGAAAGTTCGAATATCGTCAAGGAAGTAGTCGAAGACAATCTGCATACAAAAGACTTCGATTGGGCTAAGCTAAAGCAAGAAATACGCGATTCGCTGAGCCGTTATCTTTTTGAAAAAACGAAGCGCAAACCGGTGATTTTACCGATCATCATGGAAGCATCCAATTATCAGAAGAAGAACTGA
- a CDS encoding aspartate-semialdehyde dehydrogenase: MKEYNVAIVGATGAVGEKMLGLLENASFPIKSLKLLASKRSAGKVKTFRGQELQIEETTDDSFGGIDIALFSAGGGITKQFSPAAIKAGAIVIDNTSAFRMDPETPLVVPEVNPEDLRKHKGLIANPNCSTIQMVVALQPIREKFGLDRVIVSTYQAVSGAGLHALEELKDQTQAVLNGEEPVAKILPCGGDKKHFPIAFNALPQIDVFSEGGYTYEEWKMINETKKIMGDQDIKVSATCVRIPVMSGHSESVYFEVDDKNVSVADIWEVLKDAPGVVLQDDTTNQVYPTARESVGKNETFVGRIRKDVDVDNGFHMWVVSDNLLKGAAWNSVQIAEKMIEMGLL; encoded by the coding sequence ATGAAAGAGTATAATGTTGCCATTGTAGGTGCTACAGGTGCTGTTGGAGAAAAAATGCTGGGCTTGTTGGAAAATGCTTCTTTTCCGATAAAAAGCTTGAAGTTGTTGGCTTCTAAACGGTCTGCAGGCAAAGTGAAGACTTTCCGAGGACAGGAGCTGCAGATCGAAGAAACGACTGATGACTCATTTGGAGGCATCGATATCGCCTTGTTCAGCGCTGGGGGCGGCATCACGAAACAATTTTCCCCTGCAGCCATCAAAGCTGGAGCCATCGTCATCGACAATACGAGTGCTTTTCGTATGGATCCGGAAACGCCATTGGTTGTCCCTGAGGTGAACCCGGAAGACTTGCGCAAACACAAAGGGCTGATTGCTAATCCAAACTGTTCCACTATCCAGATGGTGGTGGCTTTGCAACCGATCCGCGAAAAATTTGGTTTGGATCGCGTCATCGTTTCCACATACCAAGCGGTGAGCGGAGCTGGTCTGCATGCTTTGGAAGAACTGAAAGATCAAACCCAAGCGGTCCTGAACGGTGAAGAGCCAGTCGCGAAAATCTTACCTTGTGGTGGCGATAAGAAGCATTTCCCGATCGCATTCAACGCTTTACCGCAAATCGATGTGTTCAGCGAAGGCGGCTACACGTATGAGGAGTGGAAGATGATCAACGAAACCAAAAAAATCATGGGCGACCAGGACATCAAGGTTTCAGCAACCTGTGTGCGCATCCCTGTGATGTCCGGACACTCGGAATCCGTCTATTTTGAAGTGGACGACAAGAACGTTTCCGTCGCAGACATCTGGGAAGTGCTGAAAGACGCTCCAGGAGTCGTGCTTCAGGACGATACAACCAATCAAGTTTATCCTACTGCCCGTGAATCCGTCGGGAAAAATGAAACGTTTGTCGGGCGTATCCGTAAAGATGTAGATGTCGACAATGGTTTCCATATGTGGGTTGTTTCGGATAACTTGTTGAAGGGCGCTGCATGGAATTCTGTGCAGATTGCTGAAAAAATGATCGAAATGGGTCTTCTGTAA